The proteins below are encoded in one region of Callospermophilus lateralis isolate mCalLat2 chromosome 9, mCalLat2.hap1, whole genome shotgun sequence:
- the LOC143407230 gene encoding olfactory receptor 6B2 produces the protein MRGENATKVGTFILLGFPTAPRLQYVLFLLFLLTYLFVLVENLAIILTVWSSASLHRPMYFFLGSLSFLEIWYVSDIIPKMLDGFLLQRKHISFVGCMTQLYFFSSLVCTECVLLASMAYDRYVAICHPLRYQVIMTTGLCVQLVAFSFASGFTISVIKVYFISSATFCGSNVLNHFFCDISPILKLACTDFSTAELVDFVLAFLILVFPLLATIFSYGHISLAVLRIPSATGRWRAFSTCASHLTVVTIFYTAMIFMYVRPQAIDSRSSNKLISAVYTVLTPMINPLIYCLRNKEFKEALRKALGRGRGLQQDSHVA, from the coding sequence ATGAGGGGTGAGAACGCCACCAAGGTGGGCACCTTCATCCTGCTGGGCTTCCCCACGGCCCCCAGGCTGCAGTACgtgctcttcctcctcttcctgctcACCTACCTCTTTGTCCTGGTGGAGAACCTGGCCATCATCCTCACCGTCTGGAGCAGCGCCTCCCTCCACAGGCCCATGTACTTCTTTCTGGGCTCCTTGTCTTTCCTGGAGATCTGGTACGTGTCTGACATCATCCCCAAGATGCTGGACGGCTTCCTCCTGCAGCGGAAGCACATCTCCTTCGTGGGGTGCATGACTCAGCTCTACTTCTTCAGCTCCCTGGTGTGCACCGAGTGTGTGCTCCTGGCCtccatggcctatgaccgctacGTGGCCATCTGCCACCCACTGCGCTACCAAGTCATCATGACCACGGGACTGTGTGTCCAGCTGGTGGCCTTCTCCTTTGCCAGTGGCTTCACCATCTCTGTGATCAAGGTCTACTTCATCTCCAGCGCCACCTTCTGTGGCTCCAACGTCCTGAACCACTTCTTCTGTGACATCTCGCCCATCCTCAAGCTGGCCTGCACAGACTTCTCCACTGCAGAGCTGGTGGACTTCGTCCTGGCCTTCCTCATCCTGGTGTTCCCACTCCTGGCCACCATCTTCTCCTACGGGCACATCTCGCTGGCCGTCCTGCGCATCCCCTCAGCCACGGGCCGTTGGAGGGCCTTCTCCACCTGTGCCTCCCACCTCACCGTGGTCACCATCTTCTACACGGCCATGATCTTCATGTACGTCCGTCCCCAGGCCATCGACTCCCGGAGCTCCAACAAGCTCATCTCTGCTGTGTACACGGTCCTGACGCCCATGATAAACCCCTTGATCTACTGCCTGAGGAACAAGGAGTTCAAGGAGGCCCTGCGGAAGGCCCTGGGCCGGGGTCGGGGTCTACAGCAGGATAGTCATGTTGCCTAG